In Bombus fervidus isolate BK054 chromosome 13, iyBomFerv1, whole genome shotgun sequence, a single genomic region encodes these proteins:
- the Trbd gene encoding ubiquitin thioesterase trabid isoform X1, which yields MNSRLEEQESKWTCEYCTYENWPSSLKCTMCRGAKPLLGEDIYRLRDPSPQRSGSNVASGPVTHLSPTDSYNLSCQNVPLGKWSCAMCTYLNYQNTTRCVQCGNRKPTGLNQSIHSVASNLHEHLAPLRLGDPPPNSGSNPPPINLHPERYYNLQANLHPEKWSCLVCTYENWPKATKCVMCGNPKEKDRRDRTTNNMGIILPSPERDHSQRNLPSPPHAPYIHQTQRDENLAVGRRNSHRYPDSRNDNLSTPQSPNNCDYERRLKQLRRHTDWCWLNACLGIVEGDNAPVEAYLASGGDPARQLTHSEVLLLNRSSAFDVGHTLVHLAIRFQREDILATLLSQIEGSGSGVKRVPSYVAPDLAAQIRRHVTNSIRLRKGSFPCYFVTDIATFALPAEVEDLPSIVQEQMLEELLDKEAQQQLEGGGGEPPALNWSLEITERLGSRLHALWNRSAGDCLLDSAMQATWGVFDRDNALRRALADTLQQAGQFFYPRWREYEASQASRMLDFTLEETQWQEDWESLLATAAQPGSALEQLHVFALAHILRRPIIVYGVKYVKSFRGEDIGYARFEGVYLPLLWEPSFCIRSPIALGYTRGHFTALVPIEPYTSSRIPPLSSHGGVGLGGGNGPLQQLQIQMQTTFMPLMDREHKLLPIHFLSLEEVGREESILKEWLDVCRTEGGILVAQQKLHKRPLLVAQMLEEWLNHYRRLAQTNNAPFLRPAVLQDYSSDGDTEDE from the exons ATGAATAGCAGGCTTGAAGAACAGGAGTCAAAATGGACATGTGAATATTGTACATACGAGAATTGGCCTTCGTCATTGAAATGCACAATGTGCAGAGGTGCCAAGCCTTTATTAGGGGAGGATATTTACCGCCTACGAGATCCAAGCCCACAAAGGTCTGGATCAAACGTCGCATCTGGTCCAGTAACTCATTTAAGTCCAACAGATTCTTACAATCTTAGTTGTCAAAATGTACCATTGGGAAAGTGGTCTTGCGCAATGTGTACCTatcttaattatcaaaatacCACACGTTGTGTTCAGTGTGGAAATAGGAAACCTACAGGTCTCAATCAGTCAATACACTCCGTAGCCTCGAATTTGCATGAACACCTAGCACCTCTTAGGCTAGGAGATCCACCACCAAACTCAGGATCAAATCCTCCTCCGATAAACTTACACCCAGAAAGATATTATAACTTACAAGCAAATTTACATCCCGAGAAGTGGTCTTGTCTTGTGTGTACTTATGAAAATTGGCCAAAAGCCACAAAGTGTGTGATGTGTGGTAATCctaaagaaaaagatagaagagACAGAACAACCAATAACATGGGTATTATTTTACCAAGCCCAGAAAGAGATCATAGCCAGCGTAACTTACCTTCTCCGCCTCATGCACCTTATATTCATCAAACCCAGAGGGATGAGAATTTGGCCGTGGGACGaag GAATTCACATAGATACCCTGATAGCAGGAATGACAATTTGTCAACTCCTCAATCCCCTAATAATTGTGACTATGAGCGTAGACTAAAACAGTTAAGGCGTCATACTGATTGGTGCTGGTTAAATGCGTGTCTTGGCATTGTGGAAGGTGACAATGCTCCTGTTGAAGCTTATTTGGCAAGTGGTGGTGATCCTGCTCGTCAATTGACGCATTCAGAAGTTCTGCTTCTAAATAGAAGTAGTGCTTTTGATGTTGGACATACCTTAGTACATTTAGCTATTAG ATTTCAAAGAGAGGATATACTAGCGACATTATTATCACAAATCGAGGGTTCTGGATCCGGAGTAAAAAGAGTACCAAGTTATGTTGCACCAGATTTGGCTGCTCAAATTCGCAGACATGTCACTAATAGTATCCGGTTACGCAAGGGTTCTTTCCCATGTTATTTTGTCACCGATATAGCCACATTTGCTTTGCCTGCTGAG GTCGAAGATTTACCAAGTATAGTGCAAGAACAGATGTTGGAAGAGTTATTGGATAAAGAAGCTCAACAACAATTAGAAGGTGGTGGTGGGGAACCACCAGCATTGAATTGGTCTTTAGAAATTACCGAACGTTTAGGAAGTCGTTTACATGCACTTTGGAATAGATCCGCTGGAGATTGTTTATTAGATTCTGCTATGCAAGCTACTTGGGGTGTTTTTGATCGAGATAATGCTTTAAGAAGAGCTCTTGCTGACACTTTACAACAAGCTGGTCAATT tTTTTACCCCCGATGGAGAGAATACGAAGCATCTCAAGCATCTAGAATGTTGGATTTTACATTAGAAGAGACTCAATGGCAAGAAGATTGGGAAAGCTTATTAGCAACAGCTGCTCAACCAGGAAGTGCTCTAGAGCAGTTACACGTATTTGCTCTAGCCCATATTCTAAGGCGACCTATTATTGTTTATGGCGTTAAATACGTTAAAAGTTTTAGAGGGGAAGATATAG GTTATGCAAGATTCGAAGGTGTTTATCTTCCACTTTTATGGGAACCTTCGTTTTGTATTCGCTCACCTATTGCTTTGGGTTATACACGTGGTCATTTCACGGCTTTAGTTCCCATCGAGCCATACACATCGTCTAGAATACCACCTCTATCATCTCATGGTGGTGTAGGCTTGGGTGGTGGTAACGGTCCACTTCAACAGCTGCAAATACAGATGCAGACTACATTCATGCCTTTAATGGACCGAGAACATAAACTCTTACCAATACATTTTTTGAGTCTAGAAGAGGTAGGCCGAGAAGAATCTATTTTAAAGGAATGGCTCGATGTATGCAGGACCGAAGGTGGTATTCTTGTTGCGCAACAAAAACTACACAAAAGACCCTTATTAGTAGCACAAATGCTAGAAGAATGGTTAAATCATTATCGGAGACTCGC TCAAACTAACAACGCACCCTTTTTGAGACCAGCAGTTTTACAAGATTACAGTAGCGATGGAGACACAGAAGATGAATAA
- the Trbd gene encoding ubiquitin thioesterase trabid isoform X2, with translation MNSRLEEQESKWTCEYCTYENWPSSLKCTMCRGAKPLLGEDIYRLRDPSPQRSGSNVASGPVTHLSPTDSYNLSCQNVPLGKWSCAMCTYLNYQNTTRCVQCGNRKPTGLNQSIHSVASNLHEHLAPLRLGDPPPNSGSNPPPINLHPERYYNLQANLHPEKWSCLVCTYENWPKATKCVMCGNPKEKDRRDRTTNNMGIILPSPERDHSQRNLPSPPHAPYIHQTQRDENLAVGRRFQREDILATLLSQIEGSGSGVKRVPSYVAPDLAAQIRRHVTNSIRLRKGSFPCYFVTDIATFALPAEVEDLPSIVQEQMLEELLDKEAQQQLEGGGGEPPALNWSLEITERLGSRLHALWNRSAGDCLLDSAMQATWGVFDRDNALRRALADTLQQAGQFFYPRWREYEASQASRMLDFTLEETQWQEDWESLLATAAQPGSALEQLHVFALAHILRRPIIVYGVKYVKSFRGEDIGYARFEGVYLPLLWEPSFCIRSPIALGYTRGHFTALVPIEPYTSSRIPPLSSHGGVGLGGGNGPLQQLQIQMQTTFMPLMDREHKLLPIHFLSLEEVGREESILKEWLDVCRTEGGILVAQQKLHKRPLLVAQMLEEWLNHYRRLAQTNNAPFLRPAVLQDYSSDGDTEDE, from the exons ATGAATAGCAGGCTTGAAGAACAGGAGTCAAAATGGACATGTGAATATTGTACATACGAGAATTGGCCTTCGTCATTGAAATGCACAATGTGCAGAGGTGCCAAGCCTTTATTAGGGGAGGATATTTACCGCCTACGAGATCCAAGCCCACAAAGGTCTGGATCAAACGTCGCATCTGGTCCAGTAACTCATTTAAGTCCAACAGATTCTTACAATCTTAGTTGTCAAAATGTACCATTGGGAAAGTGGTCTTGCGCAATGTGTACCTatcttaattatcaaaatacCACACGTTGTGTTCAGTGTGGAAATAGGAAACCTACAGGTCTCAATCAGTCAATACACTCCGTAGCCTCGAATTTGCATGAACACCTAGCACCTCTTAGGCTAGGAGATCCACCACCAAACTCAGGATCAAATCCTCCTCCGATAAACTTACACCCAGAAAGATATTATAACTTACAAGCAAATTTACATCCCGAGAAGTGGTCTTGTCTTGTGTGTACTTATGAAAATTGGCCAAAAGCCACAAAGTGTGTGATGTGTGGTAATCctaaagaaaaagatagaagagACAGAACAACCAATAACATGGGTATTATTTTACCAAGCCCAGAAAGAGATCATAGCCAGCGTAACTTACCTTCTCCGCCTCATGCACCTTATATTCATCAAACCCAGAGGGATGAGAATTTGGCCGTGGGACGaag ATTTCAAAGAGAGGATATACTAGCGACATTATTATCACAAATCGAGGGTTCTGGATCCGGAGTAAAAAGAGTACCAAGTTATGTTGCACCAGATTTGGCTGCTCAAATTCGCAGACATGTCACTAATAGTATCCGGTTACGCAAGGGTTCTTTCCCATGTTATTTTGTCACCGATATAGCCACATTTGCTTTGCCTGCTGAG GTCGAAGATTTACCAAGTATAGTGCAAGAACAGATGTTGGAAGAGTTATTGGATAAAGAAGCTCAACAACAATTAGAAGGTGGTGGTGGGGAACCACCAGCATTGAATTGGTCTTTAGAAATTACCGAACGTTTAGGAAGTCGTTTACATGCACTTTGGAATAGATCCGCTGGAGATTGTTTATTAGATTCTGCTATGCAAGCTACTTGGGGTGTTTTTGATCGAGATAATGCTTTAAGAAGAGCTCTTGCTGACACTTTACAACAAGCTGGTCAATT tTTTTACCCCCGATGGAGAGAATACGAAGCATCTCAAGCATCTAGAATGTTGGATTTTACATTAGAAGAGACTCAATGGCAAGAAGATTGGGAAAGCTTATTAGCAACAGCTGCTCAACCAGGAAGTGCTCTAGAGCAGTTACACGTATTTGCTCTAGCCCATATTCTAAGGCGACCTATTATTGTTTATGGCGTTAAATACGTTAAAAGTTTTAGAGGGGAAGATATAG GTTATGCAAGATTCGAAGGTGTTTATCTTCCACTTTTATGGGAACCTTCGTTTTGTATTCGCTCACCTATTGCTTTGGGTTATACACGTGGTCATTTCACGGCTTTAGTTCCCATCGAGCCATACACATCGTCTAGAATACCACCTCTATCATCTCATGGTGGTGTAGGCTTGGGTGGTGGTAACGGTCCACTTCAACAGCTGCAAATACAGATGCAGACTACATTCATGCCTTTAATGGACCGAGAACATAAACTCTTACCAATACATTTTTTGAGTCTAGAAGAGGTAGGCCGAGAAGAATCTATTTTAAAGGAATGGCTCGATGTATGCAGGACCGAAGGTGGTATTCTTGTTGCGCAACAAAAACTACACAAAAGACCCTTATTAGTAGCACAAATGCTAGAAGAATGGTTAAATCATTATCGGAGACTCGC TCAAACTAACAACGCACCCTTTTTGAGACCAGCAGTTTTACAAGATTACAGTAGCGATGGAGACACAGAAGATGAATAA